One Rhinolophus sinicus isolate RSC01 linkage group LG06, ASM3656204v1, whole genome shotgun sequence DNA window includes the following coding sequences:
- the LRRC4C gene encoding leucine-rich repeat-containing protein 4C: MLNKMTLHPQQIMIGPRFNRALFDPLLVVLLALQLLVVAGLVRAQTCPSVCSCSNQFSKVICVRKNLREVPDGISTNTRLLNLHENQIQIIKVNSFKHLRHLEILQLSRNHIRTIEIGAFNGLANLNTLELFDNRLTTIPNGAFVYLSKLKELWLRNNPIESIPSYAFNRIPSLRRLDLGELKRLSYISEGAFEGLSNLRYLNLAMCNLREIPNLTPLIKLDELDLSGNHLSAIRPGSFQGLMHLQKLWMIQSQIQVIERNAFDNLQSLVEINLAHNNLTLLPHDLFTPLHHLERIHLHHNPWNCNCDILWLSWWIKDMAPSNTACCARCNTPPNLKGRYIGELDQNYFTCYAPVIVEPPADLNVTEGMAAELKCRASTSLTSVSWITPNGTVMTHGAYKVRIAVLSDGTLNFTNVTVQDTGMYTCMVSNSVGNTTASATLNVTAATTTPFTYFSTVTVETMEPSQDEARTTDNNVGPTPVIDWETTNVTTSLTPQSTRSTEKTFTIPVTDINSGIPGIDEVMKTTKIIIGCFVAITLMAAVMLVIFYKMRKQHHRQNHHAPTRTVEIINVDDEITGDTPMESHLPMPAIEHEHLNHYNSYKSPFNHTTTVNTINSIHSSVHEPLLIRMNSKDNVQETQI; the protein is encoded by the coding sequence ATGTTGAACAAGATGACCTTACATCCACAGCAGATAATGATAGGTCCTAGGTTTAACAGGGCCCTATTTGACCCCCTGCTTGTGGTGCTGCTGGCTCTTCAGCTTCTTGTGGTGGCTGGTCTGGTGCGGGCTCAAACCTGCCCTTCCGTCTGCTCCTGCAGCAACCAGTTCAGCAAAGTGATTTGCGTTCGAAAAAACCTACGTGAGGTTCCAGATGGCATTTCCACAAACACTCGGCTGCTGAACCTCCATGAGAACCAAATCCAGATCATCAAAGTGAACAGCTTCAAGCACTTGAGGCACCTGGAAATCCTACAGTTGAGTAGGAATCATATTAGAACAATTGAAATTGGGGCCTTCAATGGTCTGGCGAACCTCAACACTCTGGAACTCTTTGACAATCGTCTTACTACCATCCCCAATGGAGCTTTTGTATATTTGTCTAAACTAAAGGAGCTCTGGTTGCGAAACAACCCCATCGAAAGCATCCCTTCTTATGCTTTTAACAGAATCCCTTCTTTGCGCCGGCTGGACTTAGGGGAATTGAAGAGGCTTTCATACATCTCAGAAGGTGCCTTTGAAGGTCTGTCCAACTTGAGGTATTTGAACCTTGCCATGTGCAATCTCCGTGAAATCCCTAACCTCACTCCACTCATAAAACTAGATGAGCTGGATCTTTCTGGGAATCATTTGTCTGCCATCAGGCCTGGCTCCTTCCAGGGGTTGATGCACCTTCAAAAACTGTGGATGATACAGTCCCAGATTCAAGTGATTGAACGGAATGCCTTTGATAACCTTCAGTCCCTAGTGGAGATCAACCTGGCACACAACAATCTAACGTTACTGCCTCATGACCTCTTCACACCCTTGCATCATCTAGAGCGGATACACTTACATCACAACCCTTGGAACTGTAACTGTGACATCTTGTGGCTCAGCTGGTGGATAAAAGACATGGCCCCCTCCAACACAGCTTGTTGTGCCCGATGTAACACTCCTCCCAATCTGAAAGGGAGGTACATCGGGGAGCTCGACCAGAATTATTTCACATGCTATGCTCCTGTGATTGTGGAGCCCCCAGCAGACCTTAATGTCACTGAAGGCATGGCAGCTGAGCTGAAATGTCGGGCCTCCACCTCCCTGACCTCCGTATCTTGGATTACTCCAAATGGAACAGTCATGACCCATGGGGCGTACAAAGTGAGGATAGCTGTGCTCAGCGATGGCACGTTAAATTTCACAAATGTAACTGTGCAAGATACAGGCATGTACACATGTATGGTGAGTAATTCTGTTGGAAATACCACTGCTTCAGCCACCCTGAATGTTACTGCAGCAACCACTACTCCCTTCACTTACTTTTCAACCGTTACAGTTGAGACTATGGAACCTTCTCAGGATGAGGCACGGACCACAGATAACAACGTAGGTCCCACTCCAGTGATTGATTGGGAAACCACCAATGTGACCACCTCTCTCACGCCACAGAGCACAAGGTCAACAGAAAAAACATTCACCATCCCAGTGACTGATATAAACAGTGGTATCCCAGGAATTGATGAGGTCATGAAGACTACCAAAATCATCATTGGCTGTTTCGTGGCCATCACACTCATGGCTGCAGTGATGCTGGTCATTTTCTACAAGATGAGGAAGCAGCACCATAGGCAAAACCATCATGCCCCAACAAGGACTGTTGAAATCATTAATGTGGATGATGAGATTACAGGAGACACACCCATGGAAAGCCACCTGCCCATGCCTGCTATTGAGCATGAGCACCTAAATCACTATAACTCTTACAAATCTCCCTTCAACCACACAACAACAGTTAACACAATAAATTCAATACACAGTTCAGTGCATGAACCGTTATTGATCCGAATGAACTCTAAAGACAATGTACAAGAGACTCAAATCTAA